A genomic stretch from Arachis stenosperma cultivar V10309 chromosome 3, arast.V10309.gnm1.PFL2, whole genome shotgun sequence includes:
- the LOC130967162 gene encoding uncharacterized protein LOC130967162: MTREPAVTLHLSKLGSSWLDPITSFLENGKLPDDEKGAAKLRREAAKYAVIQGQLFKKGLNQPLLKCLHPDQTDYVLREVHEGWFGHHIGGKALARKLIRAGYYWPSMMADSKEFVRKCVKCQENANFHKAPASELSLLTSSRPFSQWGVDLLGPFPVITRFRIPEVVISDNGTQFTDKKFTEFLTGLGIRQKFSSVEHPQTNGQVESANKIILLGLKKRLDNKKGAWADELASVLWSYRTTEQSSTKETPFRLTYGLDAVIPVEIGEPIPRLLLKGVEEAVEKDLIDEAKEMAHLTETALKQRMALRYNTKVLKREFEPNDLVLRRNDIGPPTLGAGKLAANWEGPYRIKKVMGKGAFKLERLDGKEIPRTWNANNLRRFYS; the protein is encoded by the exons atgACGAGGGAGCCGGCGGTCACCCTACATCTATCAAAGCTGGGTTCTtcatggctagaccccatcaccaGCTTCTTAGAAAACGGCAAACTCCCCGACGACGAAAAGGGTGCCGCGAAACTGAGAAGGGAAGCAGCCAAATACGCGGTCATTCAGGGACAGCTATTCAAGAAAGGGCTCAACCAGCCCCTACTGAAATGTTTACATCCCGACCAGACGGACtacgtcctcagggaagtccaTGAAGGCTGGTTCGGACACCACATAGGGGGCAAAGCCTTAGCAAGGAAGTTAATCCGAGCTGGATACTATTGGCCGTCGATGATGGCAGACTCTAAAGAATTCGTCAGAAAATGTGTCAAGTGTCAAGAGAACGCCAATTTCCACAAGGCACCGGCCTCCGAGTTAAGCCTGTTAACGTCCTCCCGACCGTTCTCGCAATGGGGAGTCGATCTCTTGGGGCCCTTCCCA gtaATAACGCGATTCAGGATTCCAGAGGTCGTTATCTCGGACAACGGCACACAGTTTACCGACAAGaagttcacagaattcctcACCGGCCTGGGTATAAGACAGAAGTTCTCCTCGGTAGAGCACCCCCAAACAAACGGACAGGTGGAATCCGCGAACAAGATTATCCTGTTAGGGCTCAAGAAGCGATTGGATAATAAAAAAGGCGCTTGGGCCGATGAGCTAGCCTCGGTCCTCTGGTCTTACCGAACAACTGAACAGTCCTCCACCAAGGAGACTCCTTTTCGACTGACATACGGGTTAGATGCGGTTATACCCGTGGAAATCGGGGAACCGATCCCCCGGCTACTTTTGAAAGGAGTGGAGGAAGCTGTGGAGAAGGACCTAATAGATGAAGCCAAAGAAATGGCCCATTTGACGGAGACGGCGCTAAAACAAAGAATGGCCCTgcgctacaacaccaaagtgctcaaaAGGGAGTTTGAACCAAACGATCTTGTCCTAAGGCGCAACGACATCGGCCCACCGACCCTTGGAGCAGGCAAGCTGGCggcaaactgggaaggcccCTATAGAATAAAAAAAGTGATGGGTAAAGGTGCTTTCAAGTTAGAAAGGCTCGACGGCAAGGAAATCCCAAGAACATGGAACGCGAACAACTTGagaagattctactcctag